In the genome of Raphanus sativus cultivar WK10039 chromosome 4, ASM80110v3, whole genome shotgun sequence, one region contains:
- the LOC130510972 gene encoding lachrymatory-factor synthase-like, translated as MEQETAALKWEGKQAVQVNGVTVDQAWSVVSDFCNVHEWFPTVDTCHRVEGTDGQTGLVRYCASNKIKDEETKWAKERLVEIDPVGRCLSYEVLENNVGFGSYVATVKVVPVDGGDESDGKMCQIEWSFMSDPVDGWKKENLESYVGFCLQHMADKMETNL; from the coding sequence ATGGAGCAAGAAACGGCTGCGTTAAAGTGGGAGGGAAAACAAGCCGTCCAGGTCAACGGGGTCACGGTGGATCAAGCCTGGTCAGTCGTCTCAGACTTCTGCAACGTCCACGAGTGGTTCCCAACTGTTGACACTTGTCACAGAGTGGAAGGAACCGATGGTCAGACGGGTTTGGTCCGATACTGCGCCTCCAACAAAATCAAAGACGAGGAAACCAAATGGGCTAAAGAGCGTTTGGTCGAGATCGATCCAGTCGGGCGGTGTTTGAGCTACGAGGTCCTTGAGAATAACGTGGGGTTCGGATCTTACGTGGCGACGGTCAAAGTGGTACCAGTGGATGGTGGAGATGAATCGGATGGAAAAATGTGTCAAATCGAGTGGTCGTTTATGTCCGATCCTGTCGATGGTTGGAAGAAGGAAAACCTTGAATCCTACGTGGGTTTTTGTCTTCAACATATGGCGGATAAAATGGAAACGAATCTGTAA
- the LOC108851814 gene encoding GATA transcription factor 9 yields the protein MEQQQQQPPTPELLLVAGNADSFVVDDLLDFSNDNGQPEDVFESSPDSSVVSAGTLADSSNSSSLFTDGSSFSDDLCVPCEDLAELEWLSNFVEESFSKEDQDKLQLLSGLQKPQTTGLTQTYQTKPEPEPEPELDQIFILTDTDDSNVSFPAKARSKRSRSAASTWASRLLALAGGSDEPFPKKKQHHRVIKEHDFAGETDGDSGEAGGERRCLHCATDKTPQWRTGPMGPKTLCNACGVRYKSGRLVPEYRPASSPTFVTARHSNSHRKVMELRRQKEMRDEHLLSQLRSNGEDFLIHCNNNHVAPDFRHLI from the exons atggaacaacaacaacagcaaccaCCAACTCCGGAGCTCCTCCTTGTCGCCGGTAACGCCGACTCTTTCGTCGTCGACGACCTTCTTGACTTTTCTAACGACAACGGCCAACCTGAAGACGTATTTGAATCCTCTCCTGACTCTTCTGTCGTCTCCGCCGGTACACTCGCCGATAGCTCCAACTCCTCGTCGCTTTTCACCGACGGCAGTTCGTTTTCCGACGACCTCTGTGTTCCG TGTGAGGACTTAGCTGAGCTAGAGTGGCTATCAAACTTCGTGGAAGAATCATTCTCAAAAGAAGACCAAGACAAGCTCCAGTTACTATCCGGCTTACAAAAACCTCAAACCACCGGTTTAACCCAAACCTACCAAACTAAACCAGAACCAGAACCCGAACCAGAACTGGATCAAATCTTCATCCTCACCGACACCGATGACTCCAACGTTTCTTTTCCCGCCAAAGCGAGAAGCAAGAGATCACGCTCTGCAGCCTCCACGTGGGCCTCCCGTCTTCTAGCCCTCGCCGGCGGCTCCGACGAACCCTTTCCTAAGAAGAAACAACACCACAGAGTCATCAAAGAACACGACTTCGCCGGAGAAACCGACGGAGATAGCGGAGAAGCCGGAGGAGAGAGACGGTGTCTCCACTGCGCGACGGACAAGACGCCGCAGTGGAGGACGGGGCCGATGGGACCGAAGACGCTCTGCAACGCGTGCGGCGTGCGGTACAAATCAGGAAGGCTCGTGCCGGAGTACAGACCGGCTTCGAGCCCGACGTTCGTTACGGCGAGGCACTCGAACTCGCACAGGAAAGTGATGGAGCTCCGGCGACAGAAGGAGATGCGAGACGAGCATTTGCTGAGTCAGCTTAGATCCAACGGTGAAGATTTCTTAATCCATTGTAATAACAACCACGTGGCTCCTGACTTTAGACACTTAATCTGA
- the LOC130511962 gene encoding glutamyl-tRNA(Gln) amidotransferase subunit C, chloroplastic/mitochondrial-like, whose translation MAATRALLAAISSSCARRIKIQSSTSSSSSSCSILQFQRRESIIIARSFSSDTNSSPDISRLAETARISLTSAEIKECEPKIRQVIDWFGQLQHVDVNSVEPAIRAEMEGGSLREDAPETFENRDSIRASIPSFDETYLKVPKVVNKE comes from the exons ATGGCGGCGACCAGAGCTTTGCTTGCCGCTATATCGTCGTCTTGTGCTCGCAGGATCAAAATCCAATCCTCAACctcctcctcgtcttcttcttgttcaatTCTCCAGTTCCAAAGACGAGAGAGTATAATAATAGCTCGAAGTTTCTCGTCCGACACGAACTCCTCTCCCGACATATCCCGTCTTGCTGAGACAGCTCGAATCTCTCTCACCTCTGCCGAG ATTAAGGAATGTGAACCTAAGATTCGTCAAGTCATCGACTG GTTTGGTCAGCTTCAACATGTTGATGTTAACAGTGTTGAGCCTGCGATTAGAGCAG AAATGGAAGGAGGAAGTTTGCGAGAGGATGCTCCCGAGACGTTTGAGAACAG GGATAGTATAAGAGCTTCTATTCCAAGCTTTGATGAGACATATCTAAAAGTCCCTAAAGTAGTAAACAAAGAGTGA